The genomic segment GAAACTAATAGTTTATAAATATTAGATTAAATAAAGTAAATACTTAGCAAAATAGTGAAACCCTTAGCATTATCTCCTAAGGATTTCACTATTTTATTTCTTATAAAACTTCAAGAAAAATTTATTCTGGCAAACAAATTGCTTGCCCAACTTGAAGGTTTTGAGTATTTATATTAGGGTTTAGCTCTAACAACTTTTTTACTGTAGTTCCTGTGGCACGGGCAATACTATATAAAGTATCACCGGGTGCCACTTCCCAAAACACTTTTGAAGCGCAAAATTGTTCGACTGGCAGGCAAATTTGCTGACCTATTCTGAGGTTAGTAGGATCAACATTAGGGTTTAATCTTCTAAGCTCAGTCACCGTCGTACCTAACTGTAACGCAATTAGATATAAAGTATCCCCCTCTTTTACTCGCCAGTAACGACCGGAAGGACAAGGTATTTGATTTATATCCATTATTTCTCACCTCTAAAAGAAAACTTTTATACATTTTATGATTTAAAACCAATAATTGAATATAAAAATCATAAGAATATAAAAAAACCGCTGCTAACATCTTTAACAGACATTGCAGTGGTTTTTTATTTAAAGAACTCATATAGATAGAAAAATTAGATAGAAAAATATCCTACCCAAATATTATTATTTTCCTTTGCAAATTCACTTGTTTCTAAGAAAAGAAAAATTTTAACTTTTTATTGTTCTCTAACATTTGTTGATACTATAGATTGCCCTTTATCTACGTCCTTTATCGCGTCAACGTTTTTACTGGCTTTATTTACCATAACCAGGAATTCCCTTCCATTTTTATAAGCTGCATAAGCACTACAAGGTTCAGCGTGACGGGCAAGGTAAGTATCGCCAGAAAATAATTTAAAATTATCGAATTCTGTTTTTACCTTATCCCAAGGTTGGTTTATATAGTTTACATAATTCATAATATAATCACCTCCGATATTTTAGTTTTTCTGCTAAAATGTTTTTATATTCAGGCATAATTAACTGTTGGTTTCTATCAATCTTTTTCATTTTTGTTGATAAACTTAAAGTTAGCTAACTCAGCCAAGCTGGTTGCTAATGGTTTTGAGTTACTGTACGCTTTTATATTTACCCTTGCTTCACGTTTTTGTTCCGGCACGTATTTTTCCTGATAGCGGCAGTTGGTACAGGCAATAATCTTTCCATTCTTACCTTCTCTAATTTCCATTTTTCTTTTCTTACATTGCGGGCAGCGCTTGTTTGTTGTAACTGCTTCTAATTGCCGGTGGCCACAGTTGCGATCGGGGCAGACCAGGCTGCGACCCCGTTTGGTTTTGACTGAGAGTAAAAATTGGTTGCATTTGGGACACCTGTTTCCGGTAATATTGTCCTGTTTAAAGGTGTTGGTACTTTCTATAATATTGGATACAAGTTCTTGTGTATATTCCCTTATACCGGCGATAAACTTTTGGGGTGACGCCTTTCCTTGGGAAATATCATTTAATTGCTGCTCCCACTTGGCAGTAAGTTCAGGAAGCTTCAATTCCGGAGGAACAAGTTTGATAAGCTGAATACCCTTAGAAGTGGGAACTAACTCTTTTCCCTGGCGCTCAACATAATTGGCGGAAATGATTTTTTCTATAATTTCCGCACGTGTAGCAGGGGTTCCAAGACCGCTGTGTTTCAATGTTTCCCGTAATTCTTCGTCTTCTATAAATTTACCCGGATGTTCCATTGCCGAGAGTAGTGTGGCTTCAGTATATCGAGACGGCGGTTTAGTTTGCCCTTTGATTATTTTACAAGACTGTACTTTAATTTTATCTCCTTTTTTTAATTGAGGAAGATTTTGTTCCACTTTAGCTTCTTCCTCATCATTCACTGTTTTGTTTAATTCCCCGTTGTAAACGGTTTTCCACCCCGGATCTTTTATAATTTTACCGCTGGAATAAAAAAATTCACCTTCAACATGGCTATTAATTGTTGTTTGCTGATATTTAAGTGACGGATAGAATACCGAAATAAAACGCCTGGCAATTAGGTCATATATGTTTTTCTCCTCGGTTGTAAAGGCTTGTAAATTTACTTTCTCGGTCGTAGGAATTATGGCATGGTGATCCGTGACTTTGCTGTTGTCCACCAGTCTTTTAGTGATTCTTAAGGATTTTCCGGTTAATGGTTTGATAAGCTCTACATAGGGTCCGACTGCGATACATTTAAGCCTTTGCATTAGTGTTGGTACAATATCTGAGGTTAGGTAGCGAGAGTCGGTTCTGGGATAGGTTACTACTTTATACTTTTCATAAAGATTTTGTAAGACTGACAGGGTTTTGTGAGCAGAATAACCAAATCTTTTATTGGCATCTCTCTGTAACTCGGTAAGATCATAAGCCAGCGGCGGTGGTTCATTTTTGTCTTGTGTTTTTATATTAATTATTTCTCCCGTTTTTCCTTTTACTTTATCAGCTATTTCTTCGGCCCGGGCATTATCTAGGATACGGCTGTATTTTCCAGTCCTATCTTGCCAGTCCCCAAAAAACTTTCCAAAGTTAACTTGCACTGTCCAATAGTCGGTAGGTCTAAAGTTTTTAATTTCAAGTTCTCTATTAACAATCATGGCCAGGGTAGGTGTCTGAACCCGCCCGGCTGATAACTGGGCATTATACTTTGTGGTTAGAGCCCGGGTGACATTTAATCCAATGAGCCAGTCGGCCTCTGCCCTGGATACTGCCGAGTCATATAATTTATTATAAGCAGTACCGGGCTTCAAATTAGCAAAACCTTCTCTAATTGCCTCATCAGTCAGTGATGACACCCAAAGTCGTTTGAATGGTTTTTTCCACTTACCTTCTTTCATAATCCACCTGGCAACCAATTCTCCTTCACGACCGGCATCCGTAGCAATAATCAATTCACCCACATCATTGCGTTTCATAATTTTGCTTATGGTATAGAATTGAGCTCTTGTTTTTTTAATAACTGTTGTTTTAAATTTAGTAGGCAGCATGGGCAAATCTTCAATTCGCCAGGTTTTGTATTTTTCATCATACTCTTCTGGTTCAGCCAGAGTTACCAGATGTCCAAGAGCCCAAGTTACAATGTATTTTGAACCTTCAATATAACCTTTTCTTTTATCCTTACAACCTAAAACCAAGGCTATCTCCCGAGCAACGCTTGGTTTCTCAGCTAGAACAAGTGATTTCATAAATTCCTCCTAAGTTTAAAGACTATCTTGGCATAGTATAAACAATAAATGATTGGTTTTTCAAGCTTAAAGGTTATAAGTTATAGCCGCAAAAAAAGAAACATGAGAGTTAAGAGAATCCCATGTTTCCTTATATTATTAGACTTAAACAGAAATGCCCAGTATTGAACTTAACTGTTGTACTGACTGCTCAAAATCCTTTATAGCATCTAGAATAGGTTGGGGTGAAGACATATCTACTCCAGCTTTTTTAAGTAGATTTATAGGGTAATCCGAGCCACCGGACTTTAAAAAATCTTTATAACCGGCCAGAGCGGGCTCACCTTCATTTTGAATTCGTTTAGCAATACTTATGGCTGCTGATATTCCGGTAGAATATTGATAGACATAAAAGGCGGTGTAGAAATGAGGAATTCTTGCCCATTCATAGCTCAATTCTTCATCGGTAACAAAATCTTTTCCGTAATAAAGTTCATATAGTTTTTTGTAGAGAGACCCTAAGATATCAGGGATTAACGGCTGGTCCTTCTCCACCAACTCATGTACTTGTTTTTCAAAGTCAGCAAAAAATGTTTGTCTGTATAGGGTGGAACGAAGACTATCCAGGTGCATGCTTAATAAATTAGCCTTTTCCTCCGGGGAATTTATTTTTGATAGTAAGTGATTAAATAGCAGTGTTTCATTGACTGTAGAAGCTACTTCGGCTGTGAAAATAGAATACTGAGAATTAATATAGGGCTGATTTTCGTTGCTGTAATAACTGTGCATAACATGTCCCAGTTCATGGGCCAGTGTAAAAACGTCCTCAAGGTTACCTGTAAAGTTCAGCAGGGAATAAGGGTGAGAACCATAAATACCTATGGCATAGGCGCCTGATCTTTTGCCTTTAGCCGGATAAACATCAATCCATCTTTCGTCGAAAGCTCGCTTAAGTATATCAGTGTAATCATTTCCTAAAACAGCTAAGGCATCAAGAACGAGATCCTTGGCCTCTTCAAAGGAATACGACTTGCTTAAATCTTTCACTACCGGAACAAATAAATCATAAAAATGAATTTCATCCAGCCCAAGGGCTTTCTTACGCAGATTTAGATACTGTTGTAATTTATCAACATTATTGCGAACAGTGTTTATTAAATTGTCATAGACCTCCACAGGTATGAAATTACTAGTAAGTGCCATATCCCTGGAAGAGTTATATTTTCTTGTATTGGCCTCAAAAATATCGTGTTTGACTGATCCGTAGTAGATGGATGCTATAGAGTTCTGATGTGAGCCGTAGGTATTAAGTAATCCCTTAAAGTAGTTTTCACGTAAAACACGGTCTTGAGAAGTTAAACATTTCAGATAATTAGCCTCATTGGCTTCAATTTTCTTTTCACTTTCTCCTGTTACGTCAGGAAAGGTAAGGTCGTTTACAACAAGATCATCAAATACCTTTTTAAAAGAACGACCTAAGGAATCCAATTTAGTCATTAATTCTTCCATTTCCGGGGAAAGAATGTGCTTCTTCATTCGAAACAATTTTTCAAATTTAAAAGAATATTTATTAAGTTCTGGTTCTTCATTTTTGTAAATCTGAAACTTATTTTCGTCCATTTTTAGTAGTTCGGGCTCTATAAAAGCCAACTGTTCGTTAACTTGTGTAGCTATTGAATCTATTCTTTCATAGCGGTTTTTTGAGATACTGTCACCCATATTTGTATCAAAAGATAATCTTGCAAAACTATATGCCCGAGCCAAGCTTATTGAGAGCTTTTCTACGGTATTTAGAGTGTTTAATAAATTTTGTGCTGATATAGTTATATTACCTTTCATTTCGGTAATTTGGGATACAAGTTGAGGTATATTTTTTAAGGTTTCTTCCCATTCCTCACCTGACCGATAAATAGCCGACAGATCCCAAGTGTATTTTTCTTTTGATAATTCGCTCATATTTGCTCCTTTCTAAGTTTAATTAGTAACTTTTACTGTTTAGATTATTTTAGCATTAATAGATAAATTTAATAGCTTAAAGAATAGTATATTCTGTATTTTGTACCGGT from the Desulfolucanica intricata genome contains:
- a CDS encoding DNA topoisomerase III → MKSLVLAEKPSVAREIALVLGCKDKRKGYIEGSKYIVTWALGHLVTLAEPEEYDEKYKTWRIEDLPMLPTKFKTTVIKKTRAQFYTISKIMKRNDVGELIIATDAGREGELVARWIMKEGKWKKPFKRLWVSSLTDEAIREGFANLKPGTAYNKLYDSAVSRAEADWLIGLNVTRALTTKYNAQLSAGRVQTPTLAMIVNRELEIKNFRPTDYWTVQVNFGKFFGDWQDRTGKYSRILDNARAEEIADKVKGKTGEIINIKTQDKNEPPPLAYDLTELQRDANKRFGYSAHKTLSVLQNLYEKYKVVTYPRTDSRYLTSDIVPTLMQRLKCIAVGPYVELIKPLTGKSLRITKRLVDNSKVTDHHAIIPTTEKVNLQAFTTEEKNIYDLIARRFISVFYPSLKYQQTTINSHVEGEFFYSSGKIIKDPGWKTVYNGELNKTVNDEEEAKVEQNLPQLKKGDKIKVQSCKIIKGQTKPPSRYTEATLLSAMEHPGKFIEDEELRETLKHSGLGTPATRAEIIEKIISANYVERQGKELVPTSKGIQLIKLVPPELKLPELTAKWEQQLNDISQGKASPQKFIAGIREYTQELVSNIIESTNTFKQDNITGNRCPKCNQFLLSVKTKRGRSLVCPDRNCGHRQLEAVTTNKRCPQCKKRKMEIREGKNGKIIACTNCRYQEKYVPEQKREARVNIKAYSNSKPLATSLAELANFKFINKNEKD
- a CDS encoding LysM peptidoglycan-binding domain-containing protein, with the translated sequence MDINQIPCPSGRYWRVKEGDTLYLIALQLGTTVTELRRLNPNVDPTNLRIGQQICLPVEQFCASKVFWEVAPGDTLYSIARATGTTVKKLLELNPNINTQNLQVGQAICLPE
- the pepF gene encoding oligoendopeptidase F yields the protein MSELSKEKYTWDLSAIYRSGEEWEETLKNIPQLVSQITEMKGNITISAQNLLNTLNTVEKLSISLARAYSFARLSFDTNMGDSISKNRYERIDSIATQVNEQLAFIEPELLKMDENKFQIYKNEEPELNKYSFKFEKLFRMKKHILSPEMEELMTKLDSLGRSFKKVFDDLVVNDLTFPDVTGESEKKIEANEANYLKCLTSQDRVLRENYFKGLLNTYGSHQNSIASIYYGSVKHDIFEANTRKYNSSRDMALTSNFIPVEVYDNLINTVRNNVDKLQQYLNLRKKALGLDEIHFYDLFVPVVKDLSKSYSFEEAKDLVLDALAVLGNDYTDILKRAFDERWIDVYPAKGKRSGAYAIGIYGSHPYSLLNFTGNLEDVFTLAHELGHVMHSYYSNENQPYINSQYSIFTAEVASTVNETLLFNHLLSKINSPEEKANLLSMHLDSLRSTLYRQTFFADFEKQVHELVEKDQPLIPDILGSLYKKLYELYYGKDFVTDEELSYEWARIPHFYTAFYVYQYSTGISAAISIAKRIQNEGEPALAGYKDFLKSGGSDYPINLLKKAGVDMSSPQPILDAIKDFEQSVQQLSSILGISV